The Candidatus Methylomirabilota bacterium genome includes the window CGGTGATCATGGCTGCGTACACGCTGCCAAAGTTCTTCCCCATGTTGATGACCGCCGCGGGGACGATTGCGCCGGCCAAGGTGCTGATTCTGGGCGCGGGTGTCGCCGGCCTTCAGGCTATCGCCACCGCAAGACGGCTTGGCGCCACGGTGGAGGCGTTCGACACGCGCAAGGTCGTCAGGCAACAGGTGGAAAGCCTGGGTGCGCGGTTCGTTGAGGTGGATGTCGCCGAGGACGCCCAGACGACCAGCGGATACGCGAAGGAGCTGTCTGACGAGTATAAACGGCGACAGGCCGAGCTGTTGCACCGGCATATCGTCAAATCGGATGTCTGCATCACGACGGCGTTGATCCCCGGTCAGCGCGCGCCCATTCTGATCACCGAAGAGATGGTCCAGGCCATGAGGCCCGGGTCGGTGATCGTGGATCTTGCGGCGGAGCAGAGCGGTAACTGCGCGCTGACCGAGCCCGGAAAAGAGGTCGTCAAGCATGGCGTGACGATCCTCGGCCGGTTGAATCTTCCCAGCCGTCTGGCGGTCCATGCGAGCCAGATGTATTCGCGCAATATGGAGAAACTCCTCCTGCACCTGATGGGTGACGGCGGGTTGAAGCTGAATCTCCAGGAGGAGATCACCCAAGGGTGTGTCATCACGCTGGGAGGGGAGATTGTTCAGCCGAAGGTCAAGGAGCTGCTGTCAAAAAGGGGTGGAGCCTGATGTCCAATGAGATGATGCTCGGTTTGTACGTCTTTGTGCTGGCGATATTTGTGGGGTTTGAGGTGATCTCAAAGGTGCCGCCGATGTTGCATACCCCCTTGATGTCCGGGTCGAACGCGATCTCCGGGATCACCCTTGTCGGCGCGATTATCGCCGCCGGCTACGGCGGATTCGATCTGCTCGGGCTCTTCGGCTTCCTTGCGGTTGCGTTCGCCACGCTGAATGTGGTCGGCGGCTACCTTGTGACAGACCGGATGTTGCGGATGTTTAAACGCGAACCCAAAGGGAAGGCCCGATGATCATCGAGTTCCTCTATTTGTCCGCGGCCGTACTCTTTATTATCGGCCTGAAGTTAATGAGCAACGTGGGATCGGCCCGGTTTGGCAACTACCTGTCGGCTGGGGGCATGGGTCTTGCGATTCTGGCGACGCTCATGAAAGGCGAGGGTTTCACGTGGACACAGATCGTGGCCGGCGTCATCGTGGGCACTGTTCTCGGCGCCGTATCTGCGATGAAGGTCCAGATGACGGCCATGCCGCAAATGGTGGCGCTTTTTAACGGATTCGGTGGCGCCGCATCCCAGCTTATCGCCGTGTCGGAACTCTATCGGTTGGGGGCCGAGTTGTCCATGGTGGCCCTGATTGCCGTTCAACTCACCGTGATTGTCGGCGCAGTGACCTTCAGCGGCAGTATGATCGCCTTCGCAAAGCTCCAGGAACTGATGTCTGGGCAGCCGATTCTCTTTACGGGCCAGCACTGGGTCAATCTTTCGTTTCTGCTGCTTTCCACCGGGCTGAGCGTATGGGTGGTGACGGTTCCGGATGCCTGGGGTCAATTTATCCTCCTGAACCTGATCGGTCTTGTGCTCGGCGTGCTGGTGGTGATACCGATCGGCGGGGCCGATATGCCGGTTGTGATCTCGCTGCTCAACTCCTACTCCGGGATTGCCGGCGCAGCCGCCGGTTTTGTCCTCTCCAATAATGCGCTCATCATCACCGGCTCGTTGGTCGGCGCTTCGGGCATCATTCTGACCGACATTATGTGTAAGGGGATGAATCGATCGCTGGCGAACGTTCTGTTCGGAGGGTTCGGCGCAACGGCAGCAGCGGCCCCCTCCGGTGCGGCGTCTACCGCCGGCAGTATCAATGAGGGAACGATCGACGATGCGGTAACGGTTCTGAGGAATGCGCAGGGTGTGATTGTCGTACCCGGGTACGGTATGGCGGTATCGCAGGCTCAGCATGCGCTGCGGGAATTGGCCGATCTGCTAAGCTCGGACGGCGTCACCGTCAAATATGCGATTCATCCGGTGGCGGGCCGGATGCCGGGCCATATGAATGTCCTTCTGGCTGAGGCCAATGTGTCGTACGACCAACTGTACGATCTTGAGGACATTAACGAAGAGTTTTCGAAAACGGACGCGGTGATTGTCGTCGGCGCGAACGACGTCGTCAATCCTGCCGCGAAGACCAACCCCTCGAGCCCTATTCACGGCATGCCGGTCCTGAATGTGGAGGAGGCGCGTACGGTCATCGTCCTCAAGCGCAGTATGGCCGCCGGCTTTGCGGGCATCGACAACGAGCTCTTCACGCTGCCTAACACGATGATGGTATTCGGTGACGCGAAACAGACCCTCGCGAAGATGGCGCAGGCACTGAAGGATTAGCACGTGTGCGACGGTCATCCCAGATGACCCAACCCCGTACGCCTCTTCTGTTCCGGATCAGATAATATCCGTTCCGCGCATAACCCGCCGCCGTCCGCTCCCTCCTCATAGCGGCAAGAGGAATCGTGGATATTCTGATTGTGGGGGTTAGCGCGCGCGCCATGGCGGAGTCGGCGATTCGGACTGGTCTGGCGCATCGAATCGTTGCGGCCGACTACTTCGGAGATTTCGACCTTGGGTCGCTCTGCCCGCACCGTTCAATCAAGCGCGATCTGAACCTTCCGTATGAGGCCCGTCATCTGATCGCCGCGTCCGCAGACCTTCCGTTCGACGTGCTGATCTATACCGCAAACCTGGAAAACTATCCGTCAGTCATCGAGGCGATAGCCGGCGATAAACCGATCCTGGGCAATAGCCCTACCGTCCTGACATCGGTGAGGGACCCTGCCAGATTATTCGACGTTCTCACGCAGGCCGGGATTCCTGCGCCCCGCATTGTCTTTGACGCCGAGCGGCTCGATCTGGGTCCTGATACCGTCTGGTTGCGCAAACCGCTGCGCGGCGGCGGCGGTCATGGAATCGCCGTTCACCGTTCCGAAGACCGGCTTGAGTGCGCTGTATTTCTTCAGGAATACCTGGATGGTGTGTCGTGCGGCGCAGTCTTCGCTGCGGATGGGTCGGAGGCGCGCCTGTTGGGTATCTCCGAACAGCTTATCGGCAGGACCGAGTTCGGAGCGGACGGCTTTCGCTACTGCGGCAGTATCCTTGGGCCGGTGAGAGCGGGTTGGAGCGAATGGAGCGATCTGGTCGAGCGCGTGAATCGGGTCGTTCGGGCCATTACCCGCGCGTTCCACCTTGTCGGCGTGAATGGGATCGATTTCATTTTGAAGGGACAGACCGTCTACCCGATCGAGGTCAATCCCCGCTATACCGCTTCAATGGAATTGATCGAGAGGGCCTACGGCCTGAACATCTTCAGGACTCATCTCGATGCCTGTCTGGGGAGACTGCCGGATTTCGACCCCCTCGCACACCATGACGTGGGCTACTTCGGTAAGGCCGTTCATTTTGCCTCGCGGGCGCTGATTTTTCACAATCCGCAATGGTGGTTCGAGCAGGGCATTCGGGATCTGCCGCACGAAGGGGAGCAGATCGCGCCGGGAAAGCCGGTCTGCACACTTTTCTCACGCGGACAAAGTCGGTCGGAGTGCTATAATCAGCTCGTAGATCTCTCCGCGACGATAGAGCAGACATATCCGGACGCGACAACAACGGTATGACAAAACGCACAATCCACGACTACCGCCGGTTTGCATCATCGGCTACGCGCCGCCTCCTCGAACAGGACAGGCCGTTTCATGTGAAGGATGGGGAGGTCCGGATCGAACAGTTGCCCTGCCGGGAGGTTGTGAAACCGCTCGGCACGCCGCTCCTGGCCTACTCGGCGGCGCGGCTGCGCGAGAACATTGTCGAGGCGACAGCCGCGGCGGCCGCGTCACCCCGGCCGATCCGCATCCACTTCGCATTGAAGGCCTGTTATCTGGTTGGGGTTGTATCGCTTCTTCAACAGGCCGGGCTGAATGTCGAGGTGATATCCGAATATGAATACCTGCTGGCTCGACGGATCGGCTTTACGCCGGATCAGATCATCGTCAACGGACCCGCGAAGCGGCCGGAGTTCCTGGAGCGTGCCGTCAGTGATGGGGTCTGTCTGATCAATGTGGAGTCGCTGCCGGAGATCGCGTTTCTCGACGGCTTAGGCCGACGGCTGGGGCGAACGATCGAGGTCGGCATCAGGATCAATCCGCTTCTGTCGCGCCGTCTCCGGGGTCCGTTTACCCCTCCAGGATCCAAGTTCGGTTTTGATGTACCCGGCGGTGAGGCAGAGAACGCCGTGCGAACCATCGTCGCCTCACGCTTCCTCTCCCTCCGAGCGGTCCATTGTCACGGCTACACGCGGCAATACACACCTGACGCTCATCGCGCTCAGGTGGCGGCAGTAGTGAAGTTTTTGCGACAAGTGGAAGCCGATCTCGGGATCCGGATTCCCATCCTCGACCTTGGGGGCGGGTTCGGCAGTCGCTATCTGATGGAGGCCCACGGGTGGCCGTTTCGCGAGTTCGTGCGTGAGATGTTGGACCCGCTTGTCGGTCTGGCCGGTGACCGACAGGTCATCGTTGAGCCGGGGCGATATCTGGTCAATGATGCCGCCGCATGCCTGACGAGCGTGCTCACGTGCAAGCGAACAGCGCACCGACGCTGGGCGCTGGTGGACGCGGGACGGAATATCCTGCCGCCTCGCGAAAACGCCGAATATGTCGTCATACCATGTCGGGTGTCACCAGGACGCACCTTGTATCACGTCGGCGATTTTCTCTGCACACCGTCTGAGCCGGTTCCGCTCTCACTGGTGAGCGGACCCATGAAGCCGGGCGACCTGCTGGCAGTGTTCAATGCCGGGGCCTACACCTTTTCCATGGCCCAGAACTTCGGAGAGCCGATCCCGAATGCCATCTTGATCGATAAGACCGAGTGGAGTTGGTTGTTCAGGAAGCAAACGGTTGAACGGCAGTTCGTACAATGAGGCGACACGGTGCGGATCACCATTGAGGGTGTATTGCTCTGCAAGTTCCCCCTCACCCGCACCCTCTCCCCCAAAGGGGAGAGGGGAACACAAAAGGGGCCTGCTCGCTGCACGAAGGGTTGAGGGATTAATAATAAACTCACCTCTCCCCCACACCTGGGGGAGAGGATGAAGGTGAGGGGGTGCCGGGAGGAAGCATGACGCTGACAGGGAAGGCGAGGTTCGGATCATATCGAACGATTATCGCTGTGGCAGGATTGTTCGCCATCGCTACCTTCATGCGACCGTCTCCGGCGGCGTGGGGGGCCGATGCCGGCGTGCCGACGGCGGGTACAAACGGAGAGACGGTGCGTCTCGATCCGGTTGTGGTCTCCGCCAGCCGGGTGGAGCAGCGACTGCGGGATATCCCGGCCAATGTCACGGTCATCACGCAAGAAGAGATCAGGCAGTCGCCGGCCAGGACGGTGGACGATCTGCTGCGGCAGG containing:
- a CDS encoding NAD(P)(+) transhydrogenase (Re/Si-specific) subunit alpha, whose product is MRVAVLKETESGEKRVAIIPETVKRLVKKGVEVCVESGAGEGSCFRDGEYEEAGATIEPSAEALLAATDVIMKIQRPTPAELQKIREGTTIISLLYPLVNHDLVHTLAARKITAVAVDSIPRTTLAQMMDVLSSQATIAGYYAVIMAAYTLPKFFPMLMTAAGTIAPAKVLILGAGVAGLQAIATARRLGATVEAFDTRKVVRQQVESLGARFVEVDVAEDAQTTSGYAKELSDEYKRRQAELLHRHIVKSDVCITTALIPGQRAPILITEEMVQAMRPGSVIVDLAAEQSGNCALTEPGKEVVKHGVTILGRLNLPSRLAVHASQMYSRNMEKLLLHLMGDGGLKLNLQEEITQGCVITLGGEIVQPKVKELLSKRGGA
- a CDS encoding NAD(P) transhydrogenase subunit alpha, with amino-acid sequence MSNEMMLGLYVFVLAIFVGFEVISKVPPMLHTPLMSGSNAISGITLVGAIIAAGYGGFDLLGLFGFLAVAFATLNVVGGYLVTDRMLRMFKREPKGKAR
- a CDS encoding NAD synthetase; translated protein: MIIEFLYLSAAVLFIIGLKLMSNVGSARFGNYLSAGGMGLAILATLMKGEGFTWTQIVAGVIVGTVLGAVSAMKVQMTAMPQMVALFNGFGGAASQLIAVSELYRLGAELSMVALIAVQLTVIVGAVTFSGSMIAFAKLQELMSGQPILFTGQHWVNLSFLLLSTGLSVWVVTVPDAWGQFILLNLIGLVLGVLVVIPIGGADMPVVISLLNSYSGIAGAAAGFVLSNNALIITGSLVGASGIILTDIMCKGMNRSLANVLFGGFGATAAAAPSGAASTAGSINEGTIDDAVTVLRNAQGVIVVPGYGMAVSQAQHALRELADLLSSDGVTVKYAIHPVAGRMPGHMNVLLAEANVSYDQLYDLEDINEEFSKTDAVIVVGANDVVNPAAKTNPSSPIHGMPVLNVEEARTVIVLKRSMAAGFAGIDNELFTLPNTMMVFGDAKQTLAKMAQALKD